In the genome of Scylla paramamosain isolate STU-SP2022 chromosome 2, ASM3559412v1, whole genome shotgun sequence, the window TTCAAACAGTTTTATTATAATCTAATAACTATTAACCCACATTTTTCCCACTGACACAAAGCCAAGTCTCACAAAACGGGTTAACTCACAGCCACAGTCGCTGTTTAAACCatccatttactttttttttttacattagtaACGTGTTTTCACTTAGATTAGCATTTGGCACGGTTATCACTTGTTATAAtgtgcatggagagagagagagagagagagagagagagagagagagagagagagagagagagagagagagagagagagagagagagagagagagagagagagagagagagagagagagagagagagagagagagagagagagagagagagagttaataaacaaacagaagcaaATGCTGATCACACACACCCAATGATTCAATGTGATTTAACTTTAACATAGTGGCTCAATGGTTATCAGCTAATACATATACAActcaagaacagagagagagagagagagagagagagagagagagagagagagagagagagagagagagagagagagagagagagagagagagagagagagagagagagagagagagagagagagagagagagagagagagagagagagagagagagagagagagagagagagagagagtcttagaAGTATGAACATCAAGAAGTATGTGACTACAGTTCAAGTTTAACAAACATTGCACATTCTCTGCATGTCACTTTTCTGCTTGGAGGCTGACTTATAACTGCAAAAGAACAAACTATTTAGACTAGATTAATTttgtaacaaataaataattataaaatcAGACCTGCATTAAAAATCAAAATCCATATCAGCCTTCTCCAATCaatcaaatataaaaatatcaaCATGCTTAACttcatacaataaaaaaaaaagctacaaaagcattataaaagtaaaaaagacaTTAATGATCCTTTCttgcaagtaaaaaaatatttacactaAAGTGggaatgatgaaagaaataagTACAAAATCATCACAGTTGTCTAGCAATAAAACATGAGAGTGGGAGATTATCTAAATCTTTTACCAACAATCTGGTTGGACTTAATACTACACTGCCAAAGACACTTCATACTTGACATTGTTAGGGTATCTCAGGATGCCACGGCTCCTCACTCATCTTACGAGAGCACTGATGGGATTGTTGTCAGCTCACTACAGACATTTTTTTCAAGGATCCATATAACAGCTAACAAGTTATGTTAGGCTTCTAGCAACCTTTTATTGTGTGTGCCCTAGATTTCAAACCACTtgcagtaacaataataataaaaaatacatattatcAATCTAACATCTAAATTGTTAATATTAAATGAAGGCAATCATTATTTAACTAACACAATGAAAGAGTTGGTTCATATTCATCTTCAAAATTTcattaaaaatgaaataaaggtaCTAGtaacaaataatataaatcCTACAATAAAAAGCTAATTCACATACAAGTGtatctggggaaaaaaaaaaaaaacaggggagagagatagagaaagtattTAAAAGAATACTTATAACCCTTCATGAGGTTGCTGACTTCATCCATCCATGAAACTTTGTCTGATTTCATGATGCATAACTGATCTCAGaattataaaatgaaaaattatttgaaaatCTGTGAAACATCGCTACAAATATTCACAAGATATCTCAAATAAAATGAACTATATTGTACTACAACAAAGAGcacgacaaaaataataaataaataaataaataaataaataaataaataaaaatctatctACAATGTAAACACCAGTACATGACAATAAGAATGATACAAGTCCCTTCTCTTTGGCATTTCAGAAAAATGAAGTACtgttcctcctcacaaaacaaTAGTTATCCCTTGTTAACCACAGTTTCAGTTTCCATGGTTTCACTTTTACACGGATTGCTGCTAAAGGGTGTGTGTAACCATGTACATGCAGTTTCCTTAACTTCAAGAAGTTTTTGGGGGCTCAGGGATGTTCTTAAGAGGGACACTAATTTTTCACAGATTTTCCTTATCCATGGGTGTGTCTGTTACCTGACTCCTGTGGATAACAAAGGATGACTGTACTTCACAAAAGAAATTTATACTGCTTGTTGATGTCATGTCTTTATGCATGTATTCacatttaattccatctttttgtttgttgttaattATGAAATTCTTTCCTTTGCCACCAATATTTCTTtgatttcttgtgttttttaacttttcttgtATTCTGGTCAATTATTAGGAATAAGATTTTTTCTGAAGATTATGATTTACACAAATATTCTCTGGCTTCAACTGTTTGTATTGTGCACTGCAGTGATACTGACTAAAAAGATAAAGCATAAGTTATTCATTGCAgtcataaaaagtgttttaatttgctggagagagagagagagagagagagagagagagagagagagagagagagagagagagagagagagagagagagagagagagagagagagagagagagagagagagagagagagagagagagagagagagagagagagagagagagagagagagagagagagagagagagagagagagagagagagagagagagagagagagagagagagagagagagagagatactaatcATAAACACTAGAAGGCAGGAAGCCCTCCTGCAGTCCTCACAGATACACTCACAATGGGCAACATCAGCAAGAGACAGGAGGCAAGGAACAGAAACAAAAGTAACAATAAGATTGCCACCACCATGCAAAGGCAGTTATCTTGCCAGTTTCGTAGGTACGTTTTACGTGTTGATTTGCCATTCAATGCTGCTGAGTTGACTGGTTCCTTAAGTGGTGTATGTGAACTAATCTGGTTTTGGCATACacaatggtggtggtttttGAATGGAAGTGTTCCAAGCAAGGATCGCTCACATGGGATCCGGTGGAGTAGTGTTGTTTCACTGATATGGTCCTCAAAAATAGTGTGAACCTTACCACACTTTGTGACTTTTTCACTTTCACCTGAGTTAATGTGAGATTTATTTAATGACTCATGACTATGGAAAAGGTTAGAAGTATCCATAAGAGAAGAATGTAAGGCAAAAAAGTGTGTTCTAAGATTTTCAAGTGCTTCCCAAATAATATCCATTTTCTGAGCCACCTCTGGAGCAGAATCTACATGAGCAGACCCAATATATTTAACACCCTGGATTTTCTCACTCTTCAGCTGCTGTTCTTGTGATGCATCCTCTTTCTTTGGGTTTTTCTTAAGTGTCATATCTCCTTTGCAGGAAATTTTGTTCTCTAACTCTTGCATATCATAAAAAAtgctttgcttttctttttttttccactgttttctAGGAAATATCACATCTGGGTTGGTAAGTTGGACTTCCTGGTCATTGAGATCAGTCATGGTACTTGATACTGGTAAGATAGGATCTGGGGAATCATGTGGAGACAGCATGATGGAACTTGGATATTCATTATTGTCTACAGGTAATCTATCCTCCTCCATCATGTTTGTGTTAATGCATTCCTGCCTTGTCAAATGCTTGTTGTGTTTTACTTCAAATGAATATGTCCTATCATCCCAACATTTAAAACTGCTATTGACATAAGTCTCTTCGTTGGTTTCATTGTGAATGTCTTTTTCAGTATTATCATGTAGACTACACTCATTCTTGGCTATACTTGAGGGATTGTTGGCATTTGTGATGGTGtcagtatttttcttgttatcattAGACAGATCTTGAATGTAACTATCTCTACCATGTATTGAAAGCTTTATGTCTTTTGAAGTCATATCTAGGAAGGAATGCTCTTCTTCAGCTGACTTCTGGTGCTTATAATTTTCACAAAGCAAATTTTCATACTCTTCATTATCTCCACTCTGGCAATTTTGGTTTTCACTTGGT includes:
- the LOC135111509 gene encoding uncharacterized protein LOC135111509, coding for MLTMTVMQNEREALEQFSTEPAEAKDVLSQLRHLHHTLQECRWRVQVVDHALCAQGDKGHHGLQNQTENDHSFELQATKDCSFQNQTKDEDSLQLEIAKDSNPQNKVENYQHSEKQAKETIDCKEQLENDGLQSQPSENQNCQSGDNEEYENLLCENYKHQKSAEEEHSFLDMTSKDIKLSIHGRDSYIQDLSNDNKKNTDTITNANNPSSIAKNECSLHDNTEKDIHNETNEETYVNSSFKCWDDRTYSFEVKHNKHLTRQECINTNMMEEDRLPVDNNEYPSSIMLSPHDSPDPILPVSSTMTDLNDQEVQLTNPDVIFPRKQWKKKEKQSIFYDMQELENKISCKGDMTLKKNPKKEDASQEQQLKSEKIQGVKYIGSAHVDSAPEVAQKMDIIWEALENLRTHFFALHSSLMDTSNLFHSHESLNKSHINSGESEKVTKCGKVHTIFEDHISETTLLHRIPCERSLLGTLPFKNHHHCVCQNQISSHTPLKEPVNSAALNGKSTRKTYLRNWQDNCLCMVVAILLLLLFLFLASCLLLMLPIVSVSVRTAGGLPAF